From Chloroflexia bacterium SDU3-3, the proteins below share one genomic window:
- a CDS encoding elongation factor G: MRTYGTERIHNVGLFGHGGCGKTTLFESLLLTAKAIPRAGRVEDANTVSDYDPDEQKRHLSINLSVAPIEWKDDKINLIDVPGYADFAGDVAAAMRVVEGAVIVIDAAGGVEVGTEAAWAEAVRLGVPRILFINKLDRENANFFRAVEQAQQLLDASVIPLQIPIGAQRELKGIISLRRQRAWMIAPAHDGSFVDADIPAEHRELELEWREKLIDKIAATNDDLIEKYLEGGADALTPEELQRGLRAGIANGSIVPVLCGAADQAVGTAQLLDGILDCIPSAARVSIVASEPATGKPVAISPSTAQPLGAMVFKTISDRYGKVSCLRVYSGKISANTTVMNARTGKEERIGQLVLLRGKEQIPTTELVAGDIGAATKLPDALTGDTLCQLDRPLRLAPIAFPPVEFTAVIKPHTRNDLDKMGVALQHMIEEDPSITLSRDSQGGTLLSGLGESHLQILAERMKHKFDVDVDIELPKVAYREAIRGKAEAQYRHKKQSGGAGQFADVTIRVEPLPTDPNRADPLEFVNAIVGGVIDRSFIPSVEKGVRAAMQEGVITGNPMIDVRVELFDGKMHPVDSKDIAFQIAGHEAFKQAALKAGAALLEPVYQLEINIPDQFAGDIMGDITTRRGRVLGMLPENGHTHITAHVPLSEILRYATDLRSMTQGRGHFSQRFDHYDDVPAHLLAALVEAQKKAHISH, encoded by the coding sequence ATGCGAACCTATGGCACTGAACGTATCCACAACGTTGGGCTTTTTGGCCATGGCGGATGCGGGAAGACGACCCTGTTCGAATCGCTGCTGCTCACCGCCAAGGCTATACCCCGCGCTGGACGAGTCGAGGATGCCAACACCGTCAGCGATTACGACCCGGATGAGCAGAAGCGACACCTCTCCATCAATCTCTCCGTTGCCCCTATCGAGTGGAAAGACGACAAGATCAACCTGATCGACGTGCCCGGCTACGCCGACTTCGCAGGCGATGTGGCCGCAGCCATGCGCGTGGTCGAGGGCGCGGTGATCGTGATCGACGCCGCTGGCGGCGTCGAGGTCGGCACCGAGGCCGCCTGGGCCGAGGCCGTGCGGCTGGGCGTGCCGCGCATCCTCTTCATCAACAAGCTCGACCGCGAGAACGCCAACTTCTTCCGCGCCGTCGAGCAGGCCCAGCAGCTGCTGGATGCCTCGGTCATCCCGCTGCAGATCCCGATCGGCGCGCAGCGCGAGCTGAAGGGCATTATCTCGCTGCGTCGCCAGCGCGCCTGGATGATCGCCCCCGCCCACGACGGCTCGTTCGTCGACGCCGACATCCCCGCCGAGCACCGCGAGCTAGAGCTGGAGTGGCGCGAGAAGCTGATCGACAAGATCGCCGCCACCAACGACGACCTGATCGAAAAGTACCTTGAGGGTGGGGCCGACGCGCTCACCCCCGAGGAGCTGCAGCGCGGCCTGCGCGCGGGCATCGCCAACGGCTCGATCGTGCCGGTGCTGTGCGGCGCCGCCGACCAGGCCGTGGGCACCGCCCAGCTGCTGGATGGCATCCTCGACTGCATCCCCTCCGCCGCCCGCGTCAGCATCGTGGCCAGCGAGCCAGCTACGGGCAAGCCGGTGGCCATCAGCCCCAGCACCGCCCAGCCGCTAGGCGCGATGGTCTTCAAGACCATCTCCGACCGCTACGGCAAGGTCTCGTGCCTGCGGGTCTACAGCGGCAAGATCTCCGCCAACACCACCGTGATGAACGCCCGCACCGGCAAGGAAGAGCGCATCGGCCAGCTGGTACTGCTGCGCGGCAAAGAGCAGATCCCCACCACCGAGCTGGTGGCGGGCGACATCGGCGCGGCCACCAAGCTGCCCGACGCGCTCACCGGCGACACGCTCTGCCAGCTCGACCGCCCGCTGCGCCTAGCCCCGATCGCCTTCCCGCCCGTCGAGTTCACCGCCGTGATCAAGCCCCACACCCGCAACGATCTAGACAAGATGGGCGTCGCGCTGCAGCACATGATCGAGGAGGACCCCTCGATCACCCTGAGCCGCGACAGTCAGGGCGGCACCCTGCTCTCCGGCCTGGGCGAGTCGCACCTGCAGATCTTGGCCGAGCGCATGAAGCACAAGTTCGATGTCGATGTCGATATCGAGCTGCCCAAGGTGGCCTACCGCGAGGCCATTCGCGGCAAGGCCGAGGCGCAGTACCGCCACAAGAAGCAGTCGGGCGGCGCTGGCCAGTTCGCCGATGTCACCATCCGCGTCGAGCCGCTGCCCACCGACCCGAACCGCGCCGACCCGCTGGAGTTTGTCAACGCCATCGTCGGCGGCGTGATCGACCGCTCGTTTATCCCCTCGGTTGAAAAGGGCGTGCGCGCCGCCATGCAGGAGGGCGTGATCACTGGCAATCCCATGATCGATGTGCGGGTCGAGCTGTTCGACGGCAAGATGCACCCCGTGGACAGCAAGGACATCGCCTTCCAGATCGCCGGGCACGAGGCCTTCAAGCAGGCCGCGCTCAAGGCCGGTGCCGCGCTGCTGGAGCCGGTCTACCAGCTGGAGATCAACATCCCCGATCAGTTTGCCGGCGACATCATGGGCGACATCACCACGCGGCGCGGGCGCGTGCTGGGCATGCTGCCCGAGAATGGCCACACCCACATCACCGCCCACGTGCCGCTGTCCGAGATCCTGCGCTACGCTACCGACCTGCGCTCGATGACCCAGGGGCGCGGCCACTTCTCGCAGCGCTTCGACCACTACGACGATGTGCCTGCCCACCTGCTGGCCGCCCTCGTCGAGGCCCAGAAGAAGGCGCACATCTCACACTGA
- a CDS encoding nodulation protein, which yields MMIILGVSHPISWNTAACIVKDGELIAMVEEERLNRIKHAPLMPPVLATEYVLKAAGITMDDVDVVAAGFGRALGVAYGHLTRTGVWNGWHGALRWAFKTPWHARHIPGRDVGKKIMYVSHHVAHASSAVFASGFESTNFMTFDATGGSESGFLGYAEGTSMQVYERLSNYNSWGVLYEQITGKIGFKRHSGEGKTMGLAPYGTPYPDGLPFIDWSGELPKIIKAEKLRFLANVPQRKPDEPLTQYHKDLAATLQHDLERAALQMVAYMHRRSGSRRLCLAGGVALNCSMNGALLRSPYVDEIFIQPAAHDAGTALGAALAAHIKLTGTRPTFHMRHAFWGPEFGNDEIEQALQLAGIRTYRKSDDIAKDTARALHHGKIVGWFQGRAEVGPRALGARSILANPSIAEMKDTVNIKVKRREPWRPFAPSILEEHAEEYIVDAASSPFMIMAFQTKPEKCVSMASAIHVDNSCRPQTVSREIQPRYWGMINAFYELSGVPAVMNTSFNIDSQPIVSSPADAIWTFQNCGLDYMAIGDYLVWKADTALPEDEI from the coding sequence ATGATGATTATACTTGGCGTAAGTCACCCTATATCTTGGAATACGGCTGCATGTATTGTGAAAGATGGCGAGTTGATAGCGATGGTGGAGGAGGAGCGCCTCAACCGTATCAAGCATGCGCCGCTCATGCCACCTGTGCTGGCAACAGAATATGTGCTCAAGGCCGCTGGTATCACCATGGATGATGTGGATGTGGTGGCTGCCGGGTTTGGCCGCGCGTTGGGTGTGGCCTATGGCCACCTGACCCGCACTGGTGTCTGGAATGGCTGGCATGGCGCGCTCCGCTGGGCCTTCAAGACACCCTGGCACGCACGGCATATTCCGGGCCGGGATGTCGGTAAGAAAATTATGTATGTGAGCCACCATGTGGCCCACGCTTCCAGCGCGGTGTTTGCCAGCGGCTTTGAGAGCACGAACTTCATGACATTCGATGCGACGGGCGGCTCCGAGTCGGGCTTCTTGGGCTATGCCGAGGGCACCTCGATGCAGGTCTACGAGCGCCTTTCCAACTACAATAGCTGGGGCGTGCTCTACGAGCAGATCACGGGGAAGATCGGCTTCAAGCGGCATAGCGGTGAGGGCAAGACCATGGGCCTTGCGCCCTATGGCACACCCTATCCCGATGGCCTACCGTTTATCGACTGGTCGGGCGAGCTACCAAAGATCATCAAGGCCGAGAAGCTGCGCTTTCTGGCCAATGTCCCGCAGCGCAAGCCTGACGAGCCGCTGACGCAGTACCACAAGGATCTGGCGGCCACGCTCCAGCACGACCTTGAGCGGGCGGCGCTACAGATGGTGGCGTATATGCACCGTCGCAGCGGATCGCGGCGGCTGTGTCTTGCGGGTGGCGTCGCGCTCAACTGCTCGATGAACGGGGCGCTGCTGCGCTCGCCCTACGTGGACGAGATCTTCATCCAGCCTGCTGCGCACGATGCGGGTACCGCTCTGGGCGCGGCGCTGGCTGCCCATATCAAGCTGACCGGCACACGCCCGACCTTCCACATGCGCCACGCGTTCTGGGGGCCAGAGTTTGGCAATGACGAGATCGAGCAGGCGCTGCAGCTGGCGGGCATCCGCACCTACCGCAAGTCGGATGATATCGCTAAAGATACCGCGCGGGCGCTCCACCACGGCAAGATCGTGGGCTGGTTCCAGGGCCGCGCCGAGGTAGGCCCGCGCGCGCTCGGGGCGCGCAGCATCTTGGCCAACCCCTCAATTGCCGAGATGAAAGATACTGTGAACATCAAGGTGAAGCGGCGTGAGCCTTGGCGTCCGTTTGCCCCCTCGATCCTTGAGGAGCATGCGGAAGAGTATATTGTGGATGCGGCCTCCTCGCCCTTCATGATCATGGCCTTCCAGACCAAGCCCGAGAAGTGCGTCAGCATGGCCAGCGCCATCCATGTGGACAACTCGTGCCGCCCGCAGACGGTCTCGCGCGAGATCCAGCCGCGCTACTGGGGCATGATCAATGCCTTCTACGAGCTGAGCGGTGTGCCCGCGGTGATGAACACCAGCTTTAACATCGACTCGCAGCCGATCGTCTCGTCTCCGGCGGATGCGATCTGGACATTCCAGAACTGTGGTCTGGACTATATGGCGATTGGCGACTATCTAGTTTGGAAGGCAGATACCGCCCTGCCCGAGGATGAGATCTAG
- a CDS encoding Lrp/AsnC family transcriptional regulator — MLTAFVMIDAEQDKIVEVAQAVANLPHVAEVYSVTGENDIIAVVRLADYEQLAIAVPEGIARIPGVVRTSTTLAFRRFSAQDLSAAWDIGVS; from the coding sequence ATGCTCACCGCCTTTGTGATGATTGACGCCGAGCAGGACAAGATCGTGGAGGTCGCGCAGGCCGTGGCCAACCTGCCGCACGTGGCCGAGGTCTACAGTGTGACCGGCGAGAACGACATTATCGCGGTGGTGCGGCTGGCCGACTACGAGCAGCTGGCCATCGCCGTGCCGGAGGGGATCGCGCGAATACCGGGGGTGGTGCGCACCAGCACCACGCTGGCGTTCCGGCGCTTCTCGGCCCAGGATCTGAGCGCCGCGTGGGACATCGGGGTCTCGTAG
- a CDS encoding glycosyltransferase, with protein MRICVVGPTYPYRGGIAHYTTLLVRHLREAGHWTRLYSFTRQYPRILFPGRTDKDPSLAPLQIECEYLLDPMNPITWWRLCNRIRADAPDVIILQWWVPYWTPCLTAISRWLKRHTKTHIVYICHNVVPHDGGGILDRRLATAVLRQGDTFIVHSESDRYQLQALLPDAHVVKMYHPTYAELATSAGSTTPAELRKHYGIDPELPILLFFGFVRPYKGLEYLIQAMPLVLKQRHVHLVVVGEFWTDPDFYVRYAREFGIEGAITFINSYIPNEEIRPYFDLCDVVVLPYVSATQSGVVQLAFGFGKPVITTRVGGLHEVVEHGVNGLIVPPQDEVQLAQAIEDFFQDGCGVRLTEFVQHQQGDRFSWAKLVEVIAGLPVG; from the coding sequence GTGCGCATCTGTGTGGTTGGCCCAACCTACCCCTATCGAGGGGGCATCGCACACTATACAACGCTGTTGGTGAGGCATCTGCGCGAGGCCGGGCACTGGACGCGGCTCTACTCGTTTACGCGCCAGTACCCGCGTATCCTCTTCCCTGGGCGTACCGACAAAGACCCCAGCCTCGCGCCGCTGCAGATCGAGTGCGAGTACCTGCTCGACCCAATGAACCCGATCACGTGGTGGCGGCTCTGCAATCGGATCAGGGCTGATGCCCCTGATGTGATCATTCTTCAGTGGTGGGTACCCTACTGGACGCCATGCCTGACGGCGATCTCGCGCTGGCTGAAGCGGCATACAAAAACGCACATTGTCTACATTTGCCATAATGTGGTGCCGCATGACGGCGGTGGTATTCTCGACCGCCGCCTTGCGACTGCGGTTCTTCGCCAGGGCGACACCTTTATCGTGCACAGCGAGTCCGATCGCTACCAGCTTCAGGCGCTGTTGCCCGATGCTCATGTGGTGAAGATGTACCACCCAACCTACGCCGAGCTGGCAACCTCGGCTGGCTCGACCACGCCGGCTGAGCTGCGCAAACATTATGGTATCGATCCCGAACTGCCCATCCTGCTGTTCTTTGGGTTTGTGCGGCCCTACAAAGGGCTGGAGTACCTGATCCAGGCGATGCCGCTGGTGCTCAAGCAGCGCCATGTGCACCTGGTGGTGGTGGGTGAATTCTGGACCGACCCAGATTTCTACGTGCGCTACGCCCGTGAGTTTGGGATCGAGGGCGCGATCACCTTCATCAATAGCTACATCCCCAACGAGGAGATCCGCCCCTATTTCGACCTATGCGATGTGGTGGTGCTGCCGTATGTCTCGGCCACGCAGAGCGGCGTGGTGCAGCTGGCCTTTGGCTTTGGCAAGCCGGTGATCACCACGCGCGTGGGTGGCCTGCACGAGGTGGTGGAGCACGGGGTGAATGGCCTGATCGTGCCACCGCAGGATGAGGTGCAGCTCGCTCAGGCTATTGAGGATTTCTTCCAAGATGGCTGTGGCGTGCGCCTGACCGAGTTTGTCCAGCATCAGCAGGGCGATCGGTTTTCGTGGGCGAAGTTGGTAGAGGTAATTGCGGGGCTGCCAGTGGGGTAG
- a CDS encoding dual specificity protein phosphatase family protein produces the protein MIPPLEPGSPPPLAPALWLRYLRTQWRRVVGPNLSQVDSMLYVGGEFSLAAWPALHALGVRAVLSLQGEREDAFCDPLPLRTLRLEVRDFHPPSLEQLDQAVAFLRESRAQGMPTLVHCHAGVGRAPLTAAAFLVAEGASYAEALGRIYHARPIIRLNGRQRRRLAEWEARARATPPTGTPSPAAGRSGSASAG, from the coding sequence ATGATCCCTCCCCTAGAGCCTGGCTCGCCCCCGCCGCTCGCCCCCGCGCTGTGGCTGCGCTACCTGCGCACCCAGTGGCGGCGCGTGGTCGGCCCCAACCTCTCGCAGGTCGATAGCATGCTGTACGTCGGCGGCGAGTTCTCTCTGGCCGCGTGGCCCGCCCTGCACGCCCTGGGCGTGCGTGCCGTGCTCAGCCTCCAGGGCGAGCGCGAGGACGCCTTCTGCGACCCGCTGCCGCTGCGCACCCTGCGCCTGGAGGTGCGCGACTTCCACCCGCCCTCGCTCGAACAGCTCGATCAGGCGGTGGCCTTCCTGCGCGAGTCCCGCGCCCAGGGCATGCCTACGCTGGTGCACTGCCACGCGGGCGTCGGGCGCGCGCCGCTCACGGCGGCGGCCTTCCTCGTGGCCGAGGGCGCCAGCTACGCCGAGGCGCTGGGCCGCATCTACCACGCCCGCCCGATCATCCGGCTCAATGGCCGCCAGCGCCGCCGCCTGGCCGAGTGGGAGGCCAGGGCGCGCGCTACGCCTCCCACTGGAACGCCCAGCCCAGCAGCCGGTCGGTCAGGCTCGGCGTCAGCAGGCTAA
- a CDS encoding response regulator, translating to MTTNLVLVVDDSADIRKIVTRLLTKNGCRVIEAESGLEAVQKAHRHRPSLIVMDINLPGIDGLEVARQLRSDPLHEDVPIIAMTAYGVGATLYAARRAGIQRVIFKPFNLDALLQEVSSFLQPTIPLMSRFA from the coding sequence ATGACAACCAACCTTGTTCTGGTAGTTGATGATTCCGCCGATATTCGCAAGATCGTCACGCGACTTCTCACCAAGAATGGCTGCCGTGTCATCGAGGCCGAAAGCGGCCTTGAAGCTGTCCAGAAAGCCCATCGCCATCGCCCATCGCTGATCGTGATGGATATCAATCTGCCGGGTATCGATGGGCTTGAGGTTGCCCGCCAGCTCCGATCCGATCCGCTGCACGAGGATGTCCCGATCATCGCCATGACCGCCTATGGTGTGGGCGCTACGCTCTATGCCGCCCGCCGCGCGGGTATCCAGCGCGTGATCTTCAAGCCGTTCAACCTTGACGCCCTGCTACAAGAGGTCTCATCTTTCCTACAACCTACTATTCCGCTCATGTCACGATTTGCCTAA
- a CDS encoding SDR family NAD(P)-dependent oxidoreductase → MNIQGKVVVITGASSGIGAAAARAFAAAGARLVLAARGEQQLRAVAEETGGLAVPTDVASRADTDALVARACEAFGGVDVLVNNAGVGIASPVGAIREEDMLAALRVNVLGPLALTQAALPALRERGGQVIFVSSVVGLRALPYLGGYAATKAALDRLSEALRVELRGSGVAVTLARPGTTSTGFAGSRLGSGHERRRMSSRAVPPEQVARALVRAAQRRPRVVYAAFGDRLNILFSLLTPSLTDRLLGWAFQWEA, encoded by the coding sequence ATGAACATACAAGGAAAAGTTGTGGTAATCACCGGCGCTTCGTCGGGGATCGGGGCGGCGGCGGCGCGGGCGTTTGCGGCGGCGGGGGCCAGGCTGGTGCTGGCGGCGCGCGGCGAGCAGCAGCTGCGGGCCGTGGCCGAGGAGACGGGCGGGCTGGCGGTGCCGACCGATGTGGCCAGCCGCGCCGACACCGATGCGCTGGTGGCGCGGGCCTGCGAGGCCTTCGGCGGGGTGGATGTGCTGGTGAACAACGCCGGGGTGGGCATCGCGTCGCCGGTGGGGGCGATCCGCGAGGAGGACATGCTGGCGGCGCTGCGGGTGAATGTGCTGGGGCCGCTGGCGCTAACCCAGGCGGCGCTGCCCGCGCTGCGCGAGCGGGGCGGGCAGGTGATCTTCGTGTCGTCGGTGGTGGGGCTGCGGGCGCTGCCCTACCTGGGCGGCTACGCGGCCACCAAGGCCGCGCTCGACCGCCTGAGCGAGGCGCTGCGGGTGGAGCTGCGGGGCAGCGGCGTGGCGGTGACGCTGGCGCGGCCCGGCACCACCAGCACGGGGTTTGCGGGCAGCAGGCTGGGCAGCGGCCACGAGCGGCGGCGCATGAGCAGCCGCGCCGTGCCGCCCGAGCAGGTGGCGCGGGCGCTGGTGCGCGCGGCGCAGCGGCGGCCCCGCGTGGTCTACGCGGCCTTCGGCGATCGGCTGAACATCCTGTTTAGCCTGCTGACGCCGAGCCTGACCGACCGGCTGCTGGGCTGGGCGTTCCAGTGGGAGGCGTAG
- a CDS encoding SUMF1/EgtB/PvdO family nonheme iron enzyme encodes MQIAQVKAELASLGADVDEQPGDTASDRGLSATIVLGAHQNSTLRAYLRTVGDRLGYISLDGLAEWRGPALPLSDIYIERDLTPQAAGMPTATLAGLLADNHTRILIASELGGGKTIAIRRLALACIGLHSGDERQMAFFPRMLDSAPIPVVLDSYDIARAMAALDVAGRQLGLWDVIEYTFQHDGFASALPAIEQALRAGLGLVMIDGLDEIMVGERGRNLPAMISRFVARYPDSRYVFTCRHLSNLSTASLFGFSHYSLPPLENEQLDALIVAYYPLLTPLSALTFDEPESYTRRICSSIRTHERLRTMASNPLGAVVCLLTEAEGQPLPSARGVVFTRMIDLLLERWEQRRSEEAIAPLASMLDVEQLARLEMRLALLQPLALALQLRPDLSGDMPATMRYPEVEPWLRESLMHMGVEWRRAVEHVIPQLLQWLCRHGLLATNESSSEYAMPWRSLREYLAARALAAQQDFPTRAHSLAAEPRWRETLLLAVRELALGAGVYAARELLRLLLESAQHSSERAVSDTLLAAECLIEFESIGTPERAILAELQERLQDIMRMREVAASERVRAGMLLGQLGDPRFATMLPPLVRVPAGAFLLGTRDGYEDEGPQQWVDIPAFAIGTYPVTNREYGRFLDEMPSQPRPKYWYDQSYNNPSQPVVGVTWGDAVAYCQWLTVKLRATGLLPATMEVRLPLEVEWEKVASWDARRRSKRTYPWGDAWLSGAANTTEGRGAWTTAPVGCFPAGQSAYGAHDMIGNVWEWTMSEYASYPGALASFHEAGSYTLRGSSCASLPTHARCTYRSRLPVDYWRYHLGFRVVLGLPLITLAADEG; translated from the coding sequence ATGCAGATCGCTCAGGTGAAGGCCGAGCTTGCCTCCCTTGGTGCGGATGTGGATGAGCAGCCCGGCGATACCGCCTCGGATCGCGGCCTGAGCGCGACGATCGTGCTGGGTGCTCACCAGAACAGCACGTTGCGTGCGTATCTGCGCACCGTGGGCGACCGACTGGGCTATATCTCGCTCGACGGCCTCGCCGAGTGGCGCGGCCCAGCCCTGCCGCTCAGCGATATCTATATCGAGCGTGATCTTACGCCGCAGGCCGCTGGTATGCCCACCGCCACCCTGGCCGGGCTGCTGGCCGACAACCACACCCGCATTCTGATCGCATCCGAGCTGGGCGGCGGCAAGACGATCGCCATCCGGCGGCTGGCCCTGGCCTGCATCGGCCTGCACAGCGGCGATGAGCGCCAGATGGCCTTCTTCCCGCGCATGCTCGACAGCGCCCCCATCCCCGTGGTGCTCGACTCCTACGACATCGCGCGCGCCATGGCGGCGCTGGATGTGGCGGGACGGCAGCTGGGCCTCTGGGATGTGATCGAGTATACCTTCCAGCACGACGGCTTTGCCTCGGCGCTGCCCGCGATCGAGCAGGCGCTGCGCGCAGGGCTGGGCCTGGTGATGATCGATGGGCTGGATGAGATCATGGTAGGTGAGCGGGGGCGCAACCTGCCCGCCATGATCAGCCGTTTTGTGGCCCGCTACCCCGATAGTCGCTATGTGTTCACCTGCCGCCATCTGTCCAATCTCTCCACCGCGTCGCTGTTTGGCTTCAGCCACTACAGCCTGCCCCCATTGGAAAACGAGCAGCTTGATGCGCTGATCGTCGCCTACTACCCGCTGCTCACCCCGCTGAGCGCGCTCACCTTTGACGAGCCGGAAAGCTACACGCGGCGGATCTGCAGCAGCATCCGCACCCACGAGCGGCTGCGCACCATGGCCAGCAACCCGCTGGGCGCGGTGGTGTGTCTGCTCACCGAGGCCGAGGGCCAGCCGCTGCCCAGCGCGCGCGGGGTGGTGTTCACGCGCATGATCGATCTGCTGCTGGAGCGCTGGGAGCAGCGCCGCAGCGAGGAGGCGATTGCGCCGCTCGCGAGCATGCTGGATGTGGAGCAGCTGGCGCGGCTGGAGATGCGGCTGGCGCTGCTGCAGCCGCTGGCCCTGGCCCTGCAGCTGCGCCCCGACCTGAGCGGCGACATGCCAGCCACCATGCGCTACCCTGAGGTCGAGCCGTGGCTGCGCGAGAGCTTGATGCACATGGGCGTCGAGTGGCGGCGCGCGGTGGAGCACGTGATCCCGCAGCTGCTGCAGTGGCTGTGCCGCCACGGCCTGCTGGCCACCAACGAGTCGTCGAGCGAGTACGCCATGCCGTGGCGCTCGCTGCGCGAGTACCTGGCCGCCCGCGCGCTGGCCGCGCAGCAGGATTTCCCCACCCGCGCCCATAGCCTAGCCGCCGAGCCGCGCTGGCGCGAGACGCTGCTGCTGGCCGTGCGCGAGCTGGCCCTGGGCGCGGGCGTGTATGCGGCGCGCGAGCTGCTGCGGCTGCTGCTGGAGAGCGCGCAGCACTCAAGCGAGCGCGCCGTGAGCGATACGCTGCTGGCTGCCGAATGCCTGATCGAGTTCGAGTCGATCGGCACGCCCGAGCGGGCCATCTTGGCCGAGCTTCAGGAGCGCCTGCAGGACATCATGCGCATGCGCGAGGTGGCGGCGAGCGAGCGGGTGCGGGCGGGCATGCTGCTGGGCCAGCTGGGCGACCCGCGCTTCGCCACTATGCTGCCGCCGCTGGTGCGGGTGCCCGCCGGGGCCTTCCTGCTGGGCACGCGCGACGGCTACGAAGATGAGGGGCCGCAGCAGTGGGTGGACATACCAGCGTTTGCGATCGGCACCTACCCGGTGACGAATCGCGAGTATGGCCGCTTTTTGGATGAGATGCCGTCGCAACCGCGCCCCAAATACTGGTACGACCAGTCGTACAACAACCCCTCGCAGCCGGTGGTGGGTGTGACATGGGGCGATGCGGTGGCCTACTGCCAGTGGCTCACGGTGAAGCTGCGGGCCACCGGGCTGCTGCCCGCAACCATGGAGGTGCGACTGCCGCTGGAGGTGGAGTGGGAGAAGGTGGCCAGCTGGGATGCGCGGCGGCGCAGCAAGCGCACCTACCCTTGGGGCGATGCCTGGCTGTCCGGTGCGGCCAACACCACCGAGGGCCGCGGCGCGTGGACTACCGCGCCGGTGGGCTGCTTCCCTGCTGGGCAGAGCGCCTATGGCGCACACGACATGATTGGCAATGTGTGGGAGTGGACCATGAGCGAGTATGCCAGCTACCCAGGTGCGCTGGCATCGTTCCACGAGGCTGGCTCGTACACACTGCGCGGCTCGTCGTGCGCATCGCTGCCCACGCACGCGCGCTGCACCTACCGCAGCCGACTGCCCGTGGACTACTGGCGCTACCACCTGGGCTTCCGCGTGGTGCTGGGCTTGCCGCTGATCACGCTGGCGGCGGATGAGGGCTAG
- a CDS encoding DUF507 family protein: protein MRLSEDKVRRISERLHDELEQRGLLSYKEPKGVKPGTGRAARVKEIYDFIMADLAVEAEIDAEVERILGTYQRELKATERDVLFRKHKEEVARKRGYVL, encoded by the coding sequence ATGCGTCTGTCCGAGGATAAAGTCCGCCGCATTTCTGAGCGCCTGCACGATGAGCTAGAGCAGCGCGGCCTGCTGTCGTACAAAGAGCCGAAGGGTGTGAAGCCCGGCACAGGCCGCGCCGCGCGGGTGAAGGAGATCTACGACTTCATCATGGCCGATCTGGCGGTCGAGGCCGAGATCGATGCCGAGGTCGAGCGCATCCTGGGCACCTACCAGCGCGAGCTGAAGGCGACCGAGCGCGACGTGTTGTTTCGCAAGCACAAAGAGGAGGTCGCGCGCAAGCGTGGCTATGTGCTCTAG
- a CDS encoding quinone oxidoreductase encodes MKAIRVHEFGGPEQLRYDEIPTPEPGPGQARVKIGAAGVNFIDIYHRSGTYPNQLPMVLGSEAAGTVDAVGEGVADVRVGDRVAYCGVVGSYAEYAVVPAARLVPVPEGISDEVAAAAMLQGITAHYLVDATYPVKRGDTVLLHAAAGGVGLLLVQLAKQRGARLIGTVSTEEKAERILALGADEAILYTEQDFEAEVKRLTGGRGVDVVYDSVGKTTFEKSLASLRPRGMMVLFGQSSGLVPPIDPNILQRYGSIYLTRPTMGHYIASRDELLYRAGAVLSALDEGTLDLRIDRSYPLAQAGQAQADLASRATSGKVLLIPERA; translated from the coding sequence ATGAAGGCGATTCGCGTACACGAGTTCGGCGGGCCGGAGCAGCTGCGCTACGACGAGATCCCCACGCCCGAGCCGGGGCCGGGCCAGGCGCGGGTGAAGATCGGCGCGGCAGGCGTGAACTTCATCGATATCTACCACCGCTCGGGCACCTACCCCAACCAGCTGCCTATGGTGCTGGGCAGCGAGGCGGCGGGCACGGTAGACGCGGTGGGCGAGGGCGTAGCCGACGTGCGGGTGGGCGACCGCGTGGCCTACTGCGGCGTGGTCGGCTCGTACGCCGAGTACGCGGTGGTGCCAGCGGCGCGGCTGGTGCCCGTGCCCGAGGGCATCAGCGACGAGGTGGCGGCGGCGGCGATGCTGCAGGGCATCACGGCGCACTACCTGGTGGATGCGACCTACCCGGTGAAGCGCGGCGACACCGTGCTGCTGCACGCGGCGGCGGGCGGCGTGGGGCTGCTGCTGGTGCAGCTGGCCAAGCAGCGCGGCGCGCGCCTGATCGGCACCGTCTCGACCGAGGAGAAGGCCGAGCGCATCCTGGCGCTGGGGGCCGACGAGGCCATCCTCTACACCGAGCAGGATTTCGAGGCCGAGGTGAAGCGGCTGACCGGCGGGCGCGGCGTGGATGTGGTCTACGACTCGGTGGGCAAGACGACCTTCGAGAAGAGCCTGGCCAGCCTGCGCCCGCGCGGCATGATGGTGCTGTTCGGCCAGTCGAGCGGGCTGGTGCCGCCCATAGACCCCAACATCCTGCAGCGCTACGGCTCGATCTACCTGACCCGCCCGACCATGGGCCACTACATCGCCAGCCGCGACGAGCTGCTCTACCGCGCCGGGGCGGTGCTCAGCGCGCTGGATGAGGGCACGCTCGACCTGCGGATCGACCGCAGCTACCCGCTGGCCCAGGCCGGCCAGGCCCAGGCCGATCTGGCCAGCCGCGCCACTTCCGGCAAGGTGCTGCTCATCCCCGAGCGGGCCTAG